CTAATCTGAATTTTTTACTTACTTTTTCTAGAATCTCCACTTCATAGTCTTCAGTGTTCACTATTCTCTTTGGAGTGTAGAAAACGTAAATCTTCTTCACATTGTTCTATATGCTTATATATTATATATTGTTAACTCACTATATGGACGAAAGAGATGAAGTTTTGATAAAATTGAAAGAAGCAGCAGATTTATTCGTTGATACTTTAGGCACTTATTTACTCGTCCCAGAAATAAGAACTAATATAGGTTATGCGATTAAGGGAGCTAAAAGTGCTAAAGATGTTGCCGCAATACCTGGGAGAATTACCGTAGCGTTTAATAGGGCAATTTACTGTATGCCTCCAGCTTTCGGCGCCTCAGATCACGTGGCGAGAGTAATATTAACTGCCATGTCTCACGATGAGAACATTAGAAGTTCAATAAACTTAAAATATTATGAAGAAATTGTGAAGAATTTGAAGGATGTATTCATGTTTAATAGAAAAGAAGAGCCAGAAGAAAGTAGAGAAAAGGAAAGACATACTATGAATTTCATGGTAGATATTGCTTATTCGAGGTTAAGCAGAATACCCAAATATATAGTAGATTTAGGAGATTACGGTAAAGAACCAAGCATTTTCATTTTAGGTAAGGAGCCAATAGAAGTAGTAAAGGACGCAATAAGTTTACTTCAATTTATTCAATAGATCTTCTATCTCATTTTTACATCCGTTTATAATATCGTTTATCCTTTCATACTCGTCATCATTTAATTTATCTCTAAAGTTATAAATTATTAAGCCTATTTCAAACAATTGATTAACGACTTTTCTATACTGATTATTCTTAGTAAAAACATTCGTCATTTCATTCTTCATCTTCTCAAAAGCTTCTTTCCCTTTGTCCGTCATAACGTAAATCTTCTTATCGTCTTTTTCCTCTATAGTTATCATACCACTTTCCAAAAGTTGTTTTAAAACTGGATAAAGAGAGCCAGGACTTGGTTTATATATTCCATGGAATTTTTTCTCTATTGTCTTGATTATTTCGTAAGCATGCATTGGTTTATCGTTAAGTGCCTCTAGAATTAACATTTTTAATGTACCTTTTCTTAGCCTTTCTAAGTTCATTTTCATAAGTAAAAATACCTTCTGGCTATTTTATAATTTTAATTCTTACTTCATAGAATCATCTATTTTTATAATTAACTTTATTAAGATTATTTAAAAATTAGGGTTACCCTTAAATAATACAACTTCACATTCATACATACTATGAAAAAGAAAGTTGTAATAGTTGGTGGCGGAAACGCTGGATCTATTGTAGCAAATAAATTAGCTAAGAATCATGATTTAGAAGTGATGGTAATTGAGCCTTCAGAATATCATTACTATCAGCCCGGTACTATAGACATAGTAGGAGGAATAGGAAAGGAAGAGGAAATGATAAAGAACAACTCTGAGATCCTGAACACAAAATGGATAAAAGATTATGTCACAAAGGTAGATTTTGAAAATCATACAGTAATTTTAAAATCAGGGGATAAGATTGGTTACGATTACGTTATAATATCTGCAGGTGTGAAGAATAAAGAACTAGAAGGCTTTCCGCACTGGCATACTATTGAAGGAGCAAAGTTAATGAAAGAGATGGCAGACAACTTCGAAGGCAAAAAGATCGTTGTTGGATACTTTGGTTTGATAAAATGCCCTGCGGCCCCTTTTGAATTATCCTTTATTTTAAGGCAAAAATTTCCTAAGGCCGAAATAACCTTAGTAAACCCTGTGGCTCAACCGCCTCAAATACAAAAACCTATGGCAGAGATTTTAGGTAAAAGAGCTAAGGAGCTAAGAATACAAGTTATAAGAGGTTTTAAAATTAAAAATGTAGATAAACAGAATAAAATTATAGAATCAGAAAATGGAGAAAAGGTGAATTATGATTTAGCATTTATAGATACTCCTATTAAAGCAGGAGAAGAATTCTCTAACCTTGTAGATAATTCCGGGTTAATTCCTGTCAATAAAGAAACGTTAAGGTTTAAGGATTATGATAACGTTTTCGCTATAGGTGATATTACTAGTATAACTACACCCCCGAAAACGGGAGCTATTGCTCACTTTGAAGCTAATTATGTAATTAAAGAGATCCAGAATGATTTATATGGTCAAGGTAAGGGCAAATTCGACGGTTCTGCAGCATGTGCTGTCTATAGTGGTTATGGAAAAGGCTCATTCATTTATATGAATTATGAAAAGAGTTATGCATTAGGTCCTTCATCAATATTTTTCACGGCTAAGAAAGCATTTGCGTCAATATATTGGCTGACGGTTGAAGGTAAAATACTCTAGCTTTTTTCAAAAATCTTTACCTAGAAAATGTTAGGAAAATATTACCTTTGTTTTAGTTGTGAAATTTTTTCAGCCTTGCTAAAAAGATCTGGATACATATTCTTCAATCCATACTCCAGAGCTTCTTTAGCTATCCTACTCATTTTAAATCCAGGCTTTGTGTTATAAAGATACTGCAAAACTAAATATGCAGGATAACTCCAAACACCTATCTTAGGATCCTTATCTAGAAATCTCTTCATTATGTTTTCTGTACTATCTTCACTAGACTCTCCTTTCTTCTTGTACTCCTCTTCGCCTAGAGTATTCCCTTTATTTTCCTCAATCTTACTTCTACTGTCTAGATGTATCTCTTTAGACTCTAGAGAAGAGGCTGATGTTTTCTCTCCAGAAGTTATAGTGTCTTGAATATTCTCTCCTACCTTCTTTTCATTTATCTCCTCTTTTTTAGACTCTAGAGAGTGCGTTTGCATCTCTTCTTTCTTTAGTCCAAAGTCTTCTCTCTTTTCTTCGGCTTCTTTTATCTTCTCTCTATTCTCTTTAGTATTTCCTATATTCTCTGTGCTATTCTTCTCTTCTTTCTTCTCTGTACCTTTTTTTCTATTCAGTAAGAAGTCTAGTTCACTCACTCTAGAGTCACCTTTGCTAACTCTTCAAAGAAGTGTACGAGCTTTGGTTTCTTCATTCTTACCTCTTCATATCTAGTTGCTGGAACTCCTAATCTAGAGGCTTCAATGAATAATCTAGACTGAGGAATATGCACATTTAAAAATTGCAC
This genomic interval from Acidianus sp. HS-5 contains the following:
- a CDS encoding thiamine-phosphate synthase family protein, which codes for MDERDEVLIKLKEAADLFVDTLGTYLLVPEIRTNIGYAIKGAKSAKDVAAIPGRITVAFNRAIYCMPPAFGASDHVARVILTAMSHDENIRSSINLKYYEEIVKNLKDVFMFNRKEEPEESREKERHTMNFMVDIAYSRLSRIPKYIVDLGDYGKEPSIFILGKEPIEVVKDAISLLQFIQ
- a CDS encoding PadR family transcriptional regulator, with amino-acid sequence MKMNLERLRKGTLKMLILEALNDKPMHAYEIIKTIEKKFHGIYKPSPGSLYPVLKQLLESGMITIEEKDDKKIYVMTDKGKEAFEKMKNEMTNVFTKNNQYRKVVNQLFEIGLIIYNFRDKLNDDEYERINDIINGCKNEIEDLLNKLK
- a CDS encoding FAD-dependent oxidoreductase encodes the protein MKKKVVIVGGGNAGSIVANKLAKNHDLEVMVIEPSEYHYYQPGTIDIVGGIGKEEEMIKNNSEILNTKWIKDYVTKVDFENHTVILKSGDKIGYDYVIISAGVKNKELEGFPHWHTIEGAKLMKEMADNFEGKKIVVGYFGLIKCPAAPFELSFILRQKFPKAEITLVNPVAQPPQIQKPMAEILGKRAKELRIQVIRGFKIKNVDKQNKIIESENGEKVNYDLAFIDTPIKAGEEFSNLVDNSGLIPVNKETLRFKDYDNVFAIGDITSITTPPKTGAIAHFEANYVIKEIQNDLYGQGKGKFDGSAACAVYSGYGKGSFIYMNYEKSYALGPSSIFFTAKKAFASIYWLTVEGKIL